In Erigeron canadensis isolate Cc75 chromosome 1, C_canadensis_v1, whole genome shotgun sequence, a single window of DNA contains:
- the LOC122586074 gene encoding isoleucine N-monooxygenase 1-like: MLRNRPIFRWLHKLMDKYDTPILCVRLGPSTHVIVVSCPSIACEFLKKQDDIFASRPEILSAGLTSEGYRSVIMAPLGSQWRKMRTILHKNILSLPIHKWLQPKRDEEANYLLSYIYNQIEKQNSLGGLINIRFVSQHFCGNLIRKMIFGSSLFGNGLEDGGPGVEETEHMDALFTILKYLYGFCITDYFPWLRGKVDFDGHEKILRTSIEKVRKYHNPLIDERIRLWKDGSKKKEDDLLDVLIKHENPKLTPEEIKAQIIELMIATIDNPSNAVEWAMAEMINEPSLLERAVKELDNIVGCNRLVEESDLPQLNYLKACLKEAFRMHPFAPFNPPHVSTKNAVVAGYFIPKGSHVLLSRVGLGRNPSVWANPLRFNPDRHLGGSGKQVVLSDNELRMISFSTGKRGCPGVMLGSTITIMLLARMIQAFSWEVPCNQSAIKLVENHDNLHLAKPLVAIAKPRLPQYLYPKI; the protein is encoded by the exons ATGCTTCGGAATAGGCCAATATTCCGTTGGTTGCACAAGCTAATGGACAAGTACGACACGCCCATCCTTTGTGTTAGACTCGGACCATCAACCCATGTCATCGTTGTCTCGTGTCCAAGCATTGCATGCGAGTTCTTGAAAAAACAAGACGATATATTTGCTTCAAGGCCAGAAATATTGTCAGCTGGTTTAACTAGCGAAGGATATCGTTCGGTCATAATGGCTCCTTTAGGGAGCCAGTGGAGGAAGATGCGAACGATCCTTCACAAGAACATCCTCTCATTGCCAATACACAAATGGCTCCAACCAAAACGAGACGAAGAAGCCAATTACTTGCTTTCCTACATTTATAATCAAATAGAGAAACAAAATTCTCTAGGTGGATTAATTAACATTCGATTTGTAAGCCAACATTTTTGTGGAAACTTGATTAGAAAGATGATTTTTGGGTCAAGTTTATTTGGGAATGGATTAGAAGATGGAGGTCCAGGTGTGGAAGAAACCGAACATATGGATGCTCTTTTCACCATCCTCAAGTATCTTTATGGATTTTGCATCACTGATTACTTTCCATGGTTGAGAGGGAAGGTTGATTTTGATGGCCATGAAAAGATCTTGAGGACTTCCATTGAAAAGGTTCGAAAGTATCACAATCCATTGATCGATGAACGGATTAGATTATGGAAAGATGGGTctaaaaagaaagaagatgatCTTCTTGATGTTCTCATCAAACATGAAAACCCTAAGCTTACACCAGAGGAGATCAAAGCCCAAATTATC GAACTAATGATAGCCACAATTGATAATCCATCAAATGCAGTTGAATGGGCAATGGCAGAGATGATCAATGAACCTAGTCTTCTAGAAAGAGCGGTCAAGGAGCTGGACAACATTGTAGGGTGTAACCGCTTAGTTGAAGAGTCAGACTTGCCACAACTAAATTACCTAAAAGCATGCCTCAAGGAGGCCTTTAGGATGCATCCTTTTGCACCCTTCAATCCACCCCATGTTTCAACGAAGAACGCTGTCGTTGCTGGTTACTTCATACCAAAGGGTAGTCACGTGCTTCTTAGCCGAGTTGGATTAGGAAGGAATCCAAGTGTGTGGGCCAATCCCTTGCGGTTTAACCCAGATCGACATCTAGGAGGGTCTGGAAAACAAGTGGTTCTTTCGGATAATGAGCTGAGGATGATTTCGTTTAGCACGGGGAAGCGTGGCTGTCCTGGAGTAATGTTGGGTTCGACCATTACTATTATGTTGTTAGCTAGAATGATCCAAGCGTTCTCATGGGAGGTGCCTTGTAATCAGTCTGCGATTAAGCTTGTCGAAAATCATGATAATCTTCACTTGGCCAAGCCATTGGTAGCCATTGCTAAACCAAGACTCCCTCAATATCTCTACCCTAAAATTTGA
- the LOC122608828 gene encoding Holliday junction resolvase MOC1, chloroplastic has product MGSLQYNQTSIMSPIPFSCNTIKTAATTIKSSCFRAIVSKYFCTSSPKVKAVKPAISKVSADELKQQWLNSLTCVPKTESLMLQHEDDENCGNGGVVFNNAGSPWVIGVDPDVSGALAVLKTDDFGFSAQVYDSPNVKVLVGNRIRRRMDTKAMVQLLRSLDIPIGTTAYIEQSLPYPGDGKQGWWSGGFNYGLWIGVLLASEVSVVPVPSARWKQEFKLSGNGKTKDDSRALACTLFPMLSSSLKRKKDHGRAEALLIAAYGKGIKLSSDLTSISESSTPTDRENTI; this is encoded by the exons ATGGGATCTCTCCAATACAATCAAACATCAATTATGTCCCCAATTCCATTTTCTTGTAACACTATAAAAACAGCCGCCACAACAATAAAATCTTCTTGTTTTCGGGCCATTGTTTCCAAGTATTTCTGCACATCTTCCCCAAAAGTAAAAGCAGTAAAACCAGCAATAAGTAAAGTTTCTGCTGATGAGCTTAAACAACAATGGCTTAATTCCCTTACTTGCGTGCCTAAGACAGAAAGTTTGATGTTGCAGCATGAGGATGATGAGAATTGTGGGAATGGTGGGGTTGTTTTCAATAATGCCGGTTCGCCGTGGGTTATTGGGGTTGACCCGGATGTTTCTGGTGCTTTGGCTGTCTTGAAAACCGATGATTTCGGCTTTTCTGCTCAG GTATATGATTCCCCTAATGTGAAAGTTCTGGTAGGCAACCGTATACGTCGTCGAATGGACACAAAGGCTATGGTTCAGTTATTGCGAAGTCTTGACATTCCAATTG GAACTACTGCGTACATAGAACAATCCCTTCCATATCCAGGAGACGGAAAACAG GGTTGGTGGAGTGGCGGATTTAATTATGGGCTATGGATAGGCGTCCTACTAGCATCCGAAGTTTCCGTAGTCCCGGTGCCATCTGCGCGGTGGAAACAAGAGTTTAAACTGTCCGGGAATGGCAAAACAAAG GATGATAGCAGGGCACTTGCATGCACCTTGTTTCCAATGTTAAGTTCATCGCTGAAAAGGAAAAAGGATCATG GCCGGGCTGAGGCTTTGCTCATTGCTGCATATGGGAAAGGCATAAAGTTGAGCTCTGATCTGACAAGTATTTCAGAGTCATCAACACCCACTGACAGAGAGAATACTATATAG
- the LOC122608832 gene encoding protein N-lysine methyltransferase METTL21A translates to MSMETQLNIPNVESNINDDDDIVCLGDFFIDNNYELTTFTFGSNVLQLLCLQSASTDFDLTGQLVWPGARLLNEYLSNNAELLQGCSAVELGSGVGITGILCSRFCREVVLTDHNDEVLKILKKNIELNESSENPNSCAALSAEKLEWGNSDHLNHILQKHPEGFDLILGADICFQQNSVPPLFDTVKQLLGHCGKEQCKFILAYVSRSKMMDVMVTKEAIQHGLRINEVAGTRSVISNLEGVIYEITL, encoded by the exons ATGTCTATGGAAACCCAGTTGAATATACCAAATGTAGAGAGTaatattaatgatgatgatgatatagttTGTCTGGGAGATTTTTTTATAGATAACAA CTATGAGCTGACTACTTTTACATTTGGGTCTAATGTTCTTCAGCTTCTTTGTCTCCAATCAGCTTCCA CTGATTTTGATTTGACTGGGCAATTGGTATGGCCTGGTGCAAGACTGTTAAATGAGTACCTTTCAAATAATGCTGAGCTTCTGCAAGGATGTTCTGCTGTCGAATTAGGATCTGGTGTAG GCATTACTGGAATTCTTTGCAGCAGATTTTGCCGTGAAGTTGTGCTTACTGACCATAATGATGAAGTCCTCAAG ATCTTGAAGAAAAACATAGAGCTGAATGAATCTTCTGAGAATCCTAATTCATGTGCTG CTTTAAGTGCGGAGAAACTAGAATGGGGAAACTCTGATCACCTCAACCATATATTACAAAAGCATCCAGAGGGATTTGATCTGATTCTTGGAGCTGACATCT GTTTTCAGCAAAATAGTGTTCCTCCCCTCTTCGACACTGTGAAACAGCTTCTCGGTCATTGCGGGAAAGAGCAGTGCAAATTCATATTGGCTTACGTCTCTCGTTCAAAAAT GATGGACGTAATGGTTACAAAAGAAGCCATTCAGCATGGGTTGCGGATTAATGAAGTTGCTGGCACTCGATCAGTGATTTCAAATCTTGAGGGAGTTATATATGAGATAACCCTCTAG
- the LOC122579549 gene encoding cytochrome P450 98A2-like, with amino-acid sequence MTLLLIPLSITLIFLFYNLYQRLRFKLPPGPSPKPIVGNLYDVKPVRFRCYAEWAQQYGPIISVWFGSILNVVVSNSQLAREVLKEKDQQLADRHRSRSAAKFSRDGQDLIWADYGPHYVKVRKVCTLELFSPKRLEALRPIREDEVTAMVESIFTDCTHPDKIGKSLLVKTYLGAVAFNNITRLAFGKRFVNSEGVIDEQGKEFKAIVANGLKLGGSLAMAEHIPWLRWFFPLEEEAFAKHGERRDRLTRAIMEEHTAARLKSGGTKQHFVDALLTLQKQYDLSDDTVIGLLWDMITAGMDTTAISVEWAMAELIKNPRVQQKAQEELDNVIGYERVLTEPDFSNLPYLQCVAKEALRLHPPTPLMLPHKANTSVKVGGYDIPKGSNVHVNVWAVARDPATWKNALEFRPERFLEEDVDMKGHDYRLLPFGAGRRVCPGAQLGINLVTSMLGHLLHHFSWAPANGLSPEEIDMSENPGLVTYMRTPLEAIATPRLPAILYKRMAVDM; translated from the exons ATGACCCTCCTACTCATTCCCCTCTCCATCACATTAATCTTCTTGTTTTACAACCTCTACCAACGTCTAAGATTCAAGCTCCCACCCGGCCCGAGCCCAAAACCGATAGTCGGAAACCTTTACGACGTTAAGCCCGTAAGATTTCGTTGCTACGCTGAATGGGCTCAGCAATATGGTCCCATAATATCTGTATGGTTTGGGTCAATTTTGAACGTTGTCGTATCGAACAGCCAATTGGCTAGAGAAGTGCTTAAGGAAAAAGACCAGCAGTTGGCTGATAGACATAGAAGTAGGTCAGCTGCTAAGTTTAGCCGTGATGGTCAAGATTTGATTTGGGCTGATTATGGGCCACATTATGTTAAAGTTAGAAAAGTTTGTACACTTGAGCTGTTTTCACCTAAGCGACTCGAGGCCCTTAGGCCTATTCGAGAAGATGAAGTTACGGCTATGGTTGAATCCATATTTACTGATTGTACACACCCAG ATAAGATTGGCAAAAGTTTGTTGGTGAAAACCTACCTTGGAGCAGTAGCTTTTAACAACATTACAAGACTTGCCTTTGGGAAACGATTTGTGAACTCTGAAGGCGTGATAGACGAGCAAGGGAAAGAGTTTAAGGCCATAGTAGCAAATGGGCTGAAGCTTGGTGGATCTTTAGCCATGGCAGAACACATTCCATGGCTTCGTTGGTTTTTCCCACTTGAAGAAGAAGCTTTTGCTAAGCATGGTGAACGCCGTGATCGTTTGACTAGAGCCATTATGGAGGAGCATACTGCTGCTCGTTTAAAATCTGGAGGAACCAAGCAGCATTTTGTTGATGCATTGCTCACCCTACAAAAGCAATATGACCTGAGTGACGATACTGTCATCGGCCTTCTTTGG GACATGATTACTGCAGGAATGGACACAACTGCAATCTCTGTAGAGTGGGCAATGGCCGAGCTTATCAAGAACCCAAGGGTGCAACAAAAAGCCCAAGAGGAATTAGATAATGTTATTGGATATGAACGTGTGCTCACAGAGCCTGACTTTTCCAACCTTCCCTACCTCCAATGTGTAGCAAAAGAGGCATTGCGGTTGCACCCTCCAACCCCACTCATGCTCCCTCACAAAGCAAACACAAGTGTCAAAGTTGGTGGCTATGACATCCCTAAAGGCTCCAACGTTCATGTAAACGTTTGGGCTGTTGCCCGTGACCCTGCTACATGGAAAAACGCACTAGAGTTTCGTCCTGAACGGTTCCTAGAGGAGGATGTGGATATGAAAGGACACGATTATAGACTTTTGCCATTTGGTGCAGGAAGGAGAGTATGTCCAGGTGCACAATTAGGTATTAATTTGGTTACCTCTATGTTGGGTCACCTACTACACCATTTCTCCTGGGCTCCAGCTAATGGCCTGAGCCCAGAAGAAATTGACATGTCAGAAAATCCCGGGTTGGTCACGTACATGCGGACTCCTCTAGAAGCCATCGCCACACCTAGGTTGCCAGCCATTTTGTACAAACGTATGGCCGTGGATATGTAA